Proteins encoded in a region of the Labeo rohita strain BAU-BD-2019 chromosome 22, IGBB_LRoh.1.0, whole genome shotgun sequence genome:
- the LOC127153853 gene encoding uncharacterized protein LOC127153853 isoform X1: MECSASVAFFFQRPSYMPWLSYGICPCRRLSRSSFLVRIIITGASGVGTDYVSAFVMEGDSVFLNTGFKTNQHVEFVWYFYHTRIAQLIGHTSKICTDVQCKEGKEEFKDRLQLDNQTGSLTISNFRTTDSGDYKLVIITNNITSKIYRIAVNGVPAAQRDEKSVVEGESVILDPGVTKNPNNSVAWYFNDTLIAEITGDQSKICTDDQCSDKFQDRLKLDHQTGSLIITNTRTTDSGLYNLKISSSSSSRYRRHRRHSVDFTRMKSFSVFVTAVPDSGLSPAAVGGACVGVLVLAAAVAGAVVIAKRKGICTRQSRQENDVL; the protein is encoded by the exons ATGGAGTGCAGTGCATCTGTGGCTTTCTTTTTCCAGAG GCCATCGTATATGCCCTGGTTGTCCTACGGAATTTGTCCTTGCAGGAGGCTGAGCAGGTCTTCCTTTCTGGTCCGGATTATCATTACAG gTGCATCTGGTGTTGGTACAGATTATGTGTCAGCTTttgtgatggagggagattcagtcttTCTAAACACTGGTTTTAAAACAAACCAACATGTAGAGTTTGTGTGGTATTTTTATCACACTCGCATTGCTCAATTGATTGGACATACCAGTAAGATCTGTACAGATGTTCAGTGTAAAGAAGGTAAAGAGGAATTCAAAGACAGACTGCAGTTGGATAATCAGACTGGATCGTTGACCATCTCAAACttcagaaccacagactctggagaCTATAAATTAGTGATAATCACAAACAACATCACTTCAAAGATCTACAGAATTGCTGTTAATG GTGTTCCTGCTGCTCAACGAGATGAAAAGTCTGTAGTAGAGGGAGAATCTGTCATTTTAGATCCTGGTGTGACAAAAAACCCAAATAATTCAGTGGCGTGGTATTTTAATGACACTCTCATCGCTGAAATCACTGGAGATCAGAGTAAGATCTGCACAGATGATCAGTGTTCTGACAAATTCCAAGACcgactgaagctggatcatcagacAGGATCTTTGATCATCACAAACAcgagaaccacagactctggactctATAATCTAAAGATCAGTAGTAGCAGCAGCAGCCGCTACCGCCGCCATCGTCGCCACAGCGTCGATTTCACCAGAATGAAGAGCTTCAGCGTTTTTGTTACTG CTGTTCCAGATTCAGGTTTGTCTCCAGCAGCTGTGGGAGGAGCATGTGTTGGTGTTCTGGTCCTTGCTGCTGCAGTTGCCGGtgcagttgttattgcaaaaagGAAAG GCATTTGTACGCGGCAGAGTCGTCAG GAGAATGATGTGCTCTAA
- the LOC127153853 gene encoding uncharacterized protein LOC127153853 isoform X2, which yields MRNPFLIILTILCYHGASGVGTDYVSAFVMEGDSVFLNTGFKTNQHVEFVWYFYHTRIAQLIGHTSKICTDVQCKEGKEEFKDRLQLDNQTGSLTISNFRTTDSGDYKLVIITNNITSKIYRIAVNGVPAAQRDEKSVVEGESVILDPGVTKNPNNSVAWYFNDTLIAEITGDQSKICTDDQCSDKFQDRLKLDHQTGSLIITNTRTTDSGLYNLKISSSSSSRYRRHRRHSVDFTRMKSFSVFVTAVPDSGLSPAAVGGACVGVLVLAAAVAGAVVIAKRKGICTRQSRQENDVL from the exons gTGCATCTGGTGTTGGTACAGATTATGTGTCAGCTTttgtgatggagggagattcagtcttTCTAAACACTGGTTTTAAAACAAACCAACATGTAGAGTTTGTGTGGTATTTTTATCACACTCGCATTGCTCAATTGATTGGACATACCAGTAAGATCTGTACAGATGTTCAGTGTAAAGAAGGTAAAGAGGAATTCAAAGACAGACTGCAGTTGGATAATCAGACTGGATCGTTGACCATCTCAAACttcagaaccacagactctggagaCTATAAATTAGTGATAATCACAAACAACATCACTTCAAAGATCTACAGAATTGCTGTTAATG GTGTTCCTGCTGCTCAACGAGATGAAAAGTCTGTAGTAGAGGGAGAATCTGTCATTTTAGATCCTGGTGTGACAAAAAACCCAAATAATTCAGTGGCGTGGTATTTTAATGACACTCTCATCGCTGAAATCACTGGAGATCAGAGTAAGATCTGCACAGATGATCAGTGTTCTGACAAATTCCAAGACcgactgaagctggatcatcagacAGGATCTTTGATCATCACAAACAcgagaaccacagactctggactctATAATCTAAAGATCAGTAGTAGCAGCAGCAGCCGCTACCGCCGCCATCGTCGCCACAGCGTCGATTTCACCAGAATGAAGAGCTTCAGCGTTTTTGTTACTG CTGTTCCAGATTCAGGTTTGTCTCCAGCAGCTGTGGGAGGAGCATGTGTTGGTGTTCTGGTCCTTGCTGCTGCAGTTGCCGGtgcagttgttattgcaaaaagGAAAG GCATTTGTACGCGGCAGAGTCGTCAG GAGAATGATGTGCTCTAA